The Drosophila bipectinata strain 14024-0381.07 chromosome 2L, DbipHiC1v2, whole genome shotgun sequence genome has a segment encoding these proteins:
- the LOC108124632 gene encoding protein rolling stone, whose translation MGKLQVIVHPVKKEFQRKSCGFDHDTPDDFVKSQWQTCTKSMAYLFYRWFMALFFVGVVIVSMRPDPDDKYSYWLYFIYMTNWGIWMCMLTNLMGAILVTIWHYHPEYADKLLNMKSSCSYFRVYWGMHVISLVLSIVITIIYWSLLYNANESTLDATNVLTHAFNSVCMFIDLWIVAHPLRLLQMFLPVVFGVVYAIFSYIYQSSGGVNKKGKPYIYHVIDWSKPESSFITVIGVLVLSCCIYILLFAFFKLRMFLHRRCRKASFVLPTSSAKKNGLDDKNASANGIQHSPSRISMVLGNFKGYENQAYSPSGEPTNKN comes from the exons ATGGGCAAACTCCAGGTAATCGTGCATCCAGTGAAGAAAGAGTTCCAGCGAAAGAGCTGCGGCTTCGACCATGATACACCCGATGATTTTGTCAAGTCTCAG TGGCAGACTTGTACAAAGAGCATGGCCTATTTGTTCTACCGCTGGTTTATGGCCCTGTTCTTCGTGGGCGTGGTAATCGTCTCTATGAGGCCAGATCCAGACGATAAGTATAGCTATTGGTTGTACTTCATCTACATGACCAACTGGGGAATATGGATGTGCATGTTGACCAACCTGATGGGTGCCATATTAGTCACCATTTGGCACTATCATCCAGAATACGCGG ATAAACTCCTGAATATGAAAAGTTCCTGCAGCTACTTTCGTGTCTATTGGGGCATGCACGTCATAAGTTTGGTGTTATCTATTGTCATAACCATTATCTACTGGAGCTTGCTCTACAATG ctAATGAAAGTACTCTAGACGCCACTAATGTGCTCACCCATGCCTTCAACTCGGTTTGCATGTTCATCGATCTGTGGATTGTGGCACATCCCTTGAGGCTCTTGCAGATGTTTCTGCCCGTGGTATTTGGTGTGGTGTATGCCATTTTCTCCTACATCTACCAATCAAGTGGAGGCGTTAATAA AAAGGGCAAGCCTTATATCTACCATGTAATCGACTGGAGCAAGCCCGAAAGCTCCTTCATCACAGTGATTGGCGTTTTAGTCCTATCCTGTTGCATCTACATCCTGCTATTCGCCTTCTTCAAGCTGCGAATGTTCCTCCATCGACGCTGCCGCAAGGCCAGCTTCGTCCTGCCCACCAGTAGCGCCAAAAAGAATGGGCTGGACGATAAAAATGCATCTGCCAATGGAATCCAGCACTCACCTTCACGCATATCCATGGTATTGGGCAACTTCAAGGGCTACGAAAATCAGGCTTACTCCCCCAGTGGCGAACCCACAAACAAAAACTAG